GCGCGAAACGTTCGTGACCATGAAGCTGCCCGAATCCATGGTGTTCGACGGAATCGACGGCACCAAGGACCGCACCGACTTCTACCTGGCCGCGCTGAACTCTCACGACGGGTCCAGCAAGTTCCGCTTCCTGGTGACGCCGGTGCGCATCGTATGCGCCAACACCCAAAGCGCGGCCATCGCACGCGCGGCGGCCAGCTTCGGCATCAGCCACACCGGCGGGGCCGCCGTCGCCTTGCAGGAGGCCCGACGAGCACTCAAGTTGAGCTGGCGCTACGTCGAGGCATTCGAACAGGAAGCAGCCGCCCTCTACGCCGCCCCCATGGACCTCGACCAGATGCGTCACTTCGCCGGCGAGCTCGTCGACGTCGACGGAGCCGAGTCCAAGACCACGGCCCGCAACCGTCGCGACACCGCCAACGCGATCGTCAAACTGTGGGTGTCCAGCCCCACCGTCGCCCCGATCGCCGGCACCCGGTGGGCGGCCTACAACGCGGTCACCGAGTACGTCGACCACTACAGCAAGGTCCGCGCCGCAGGAGATCCGCAGTCGGTACGGGCCCTGCGCGCAGTCACCGGCGGCAGCACCGCTCAG
The DNA window shown above is from Mycobacterium sp. MS1601 and carries:
- a CDS encoding DUF932 domain-containing protein encodes the protein MAHELDQTAGKVSFADSRTDAWHQLGQQVGHAMTAREALHAAHLANWNVRKMALVVPQEPVISETGVTTPAPLAVPDQWATVRTNPITGALDVLGVVGNKYEPMQNEASCDLLDALTGESGAVYETAGALRGGRETFVTMKLPESMVFDGIDGTKDRTDFYLAALNSHDGSSKFRFLVTPVRIVCANTQSAAIARAAASFGISHTGGAAVALQEARRALKLSWRYVEAFEQEAAALYAAPMDLDQMRHFAGELVDVDGAESKTTARNRRDTANAIVKLWVSSPTVAPIAGTRWAAYNAVTEYVDHYSKVRAAGDPQSVRALRAVTGGSTAQNLKTNAFRMLQTL